Proteins encoded within one genomic window of Anastrepha ludens isolate Willacy chromosome 4, idAnaLude1.1, whole genome shotgun sequence:
- the LOC128859831 gene encoding uncharacterized protein LOC128859831 isoform X1: protein MPIVHVRGESIDASVTLISRMCAFQLRLYYNAKLINMNVLTIALAVTIAVETTGYELIQMMPNAASNVLQASSTPHSNNETPHKTFPEQIGKKEEFFESNSNQPHSRRKRLVWITDDGRLALPPGTSLTFTPTIAMPLVRHPPEGFFSNVSISFPLTIDFDKLGLTDESNPLGDLPPIFTRQFGRSTGHVLGDYMARYLHYKSKRDLAAQSESFGKESPFFQIRKERQNEENLDLPRLPERFKHAFHGGERVMLYGVVEDLLGTFGINGKACLLRTICEVHSRSINHFGVFGEITKLFLTATSSPFADLIPEYVRAQEIGEGRKAPGECFPYYKQCPKSIFKAAQKEKYRESHSDNYGESRDNEVIKQKLPDELNRFTSVKSTDSPHETRQIFSM from the exons AATCTCAAGAATGTGCGCATTTCAGTTACGCCTCTATTATAATGCAAAGTTGATTAATATGAATGTGCTCACGATCGCATTAGCAGTGACGATAGCAGTGGAAACTACAGGATATGAACTAATTCAAATGATGCCAAATGCCGCTTCGAATGTACTACAAGCGTCATCAACTCCGCACAGCAATAATGAGACCCCACATAAAACTTTCCCAGAGcaaattggaaaaaaagaagaatttttcGAAAGCAACTCAAATCAACCGCATTCGAGACGAAAACGTTTGGTGTGGATAACTGATGATGGCCGACTCGCGTTACCACCAGGCACCTCACTTACATTTACCCCTACTATAGCAATGCCTTTGGTCCGACATCCACCAGAAGGAttcttttcaaatgtatcaATTAGCTTCCCATTGACAA tTGATTTTGACAAGCTCGGCTTGACGGACGAGTCGAACCCACTGGGTGATTTACCACCCATTTTCACAAGACAATTTGGTCGGTCAACAGGTCACGTGCTTGGGGATTACATGGCGCGTTATCTCCACTACAAAAGTAAACGTGATTTGGCTGCTCAAAGTGAATCCTTCGGTAAGGAGtctcctttttttcaaataagaaaAGAGAGACAGAACGAAGAAAATTTGGACCTACCCCGACTGCCAGAACGTTTTAAACATGCATTCCATGGTGGAGAGAG agttATGCTCTATGGAGTTGTAGAAGATTTACTTGGGACTTTCGGGATTAATGGCAAGGCATGTCTTCTGCGTACCATATGCGAAGTGCATTCCCGGAGTATAAATCATTTTGGCGTTTTCGGTGAAAtaacgaaattatttttaac CGCAACTAGTTCACCATTCGCTGATCTGATACCGGAATATGTTCGTGCGCAGGAAATAGGAGAAGGCCGCAAAGCTCCTGGTGAATGTTTTCCATATTATAAACAGTGTCCAAAGAGTATATTTAAAGCCGCACAGAAGGAGAAATATAG GGAATCACATTCAGACAATTATGGGGAATCACGAGACAATGAGGTTATCAAGCAAAAGTTGCCCGATGAATTAAATAGGTTCACTTCTGTGAAGTCAACCGATTCGCCTCATGAAACCAGACAAATATTCAGCATGTAA
- the LOC128859831 gene encoding uncharacterized protein LOC128859831 isoform X2 — protein sequence MCAFQLRLYYNAKLINMNVLTIALAVTIAVETTGYELIQMMPNAASNVLQASSTPHSNNETPHKTFPEQIGKKEEFFESNSNQPHSRRKRLVWITDDGRLALPPGTSLTFTPTIAMPLVRHPPEGFFSNVSISFPLTIDFDKLGLTDESNPLGDLPPIFTRQFGRSTGHVLGDYMARYLHYKSKRDLAAQSESFGKESPFFQIRKERQNEENLDLPRLPERFKHAFHGGERVMLYGVVEDLLGTFGINGKACLLRTICEVHSRSINHFGVFGEITKLFLTATSSPFADLIPEYVRAQEIGEGRKAPGECFPYYKQCPKSIFKAAQKEKYRESHSDNYGESRDNEVIKQKLPDELNRFTSVKSTDSPHETRQIFSM from the exons ATGTGCGCATTTCAGTTACGCCTCTATTATAATGCAAAGTTGATTAATATGAATGTGCTCACGATCGCATTAGCAGTGACGATAGCAGTGGAAACTACAGGATATGAACTAATTCAAATGATGCCAAATGCCGCTTCGAATGTACTACAAGCGTCATCAACTCCGCACAGCAATAATGAGACCCCACATAAAACTTTCCCAGAGcaaattggaaaaaaagaagaatttttcGAAAGCAACTCAAATCAACCGCATTCGAGACGAAAACGTTTGGTGTGGATAACTGATGATGGCCGACTCGCGTTACCACCAGGCACCTCACTTACATTTACCCCTACTATAGCAATGCCTTTGGTCCGACATCCACCAGAAGGAttcttttcaaatgtatcaATTAGCTTCCCATTGACAA tTGATTTTGACAAGCTCGGCTTGACGGACGAGTCGAACCCACTGGGTGATTTACCACCCATTTTCACAAGACAATTTGGTCGGTCAACAGGTCACGTGCTTGGGGATTACATGGCGCGTTATCTCCACTACAAAAGTAAACGTGATTTGGCTGCTCAAAGTGAATCCTTCGGTAAGGAGtctcctttttttcaaataagaaaAGAGAGACAGAACGAAGAAAATTTGGACCTACCCCGACTGCCAGAACGTTTTAAACATGCATTCCATGGTGGAGAGAG agttATGCTCTATGGAGTTGTAGAAGATTTACTTGGGACTTTCGGGATTAATGGCAAGGCATGTCTTCTGCGTACCATATGCGAAGTGCATTCCCGGAGTATAAATCATTTTGGCGTTTTCGGTGAAAtaacgaaattatttttaac CGCAACTAGTTCACCATTCGCTGATCTGATACCGGAATATGTTCGTGCGCAGGAAATAGGAGAAGGCCGCAAAGCTCCTGGTGAATGTTTTCCATATTATAAACAGTGTCCAAAGAGTATATTTAAAGCCGCACAGAAGGAGAAATATAG GGAATCACATTCAGACAATTATGGGGAATCACGAGACAATGAGGTTATCAAGCAAAAGTTGCCCGATGAATTAAATAGGTTCACTTCTGTGAAGTCAACCGATTCGCCTCATGAAACCAGACAAATATTCAGCATGTAA